Proteins encoded in a region of the Enterococcus gilvus ATCC BAA-350 genome:
- a CDS encoding L,D-transpeptidase family protein, with product MVRIVGVVAGAMAFFIMIYLYFGSHFYFGSKVANVEVGGLSIPAAAEKIRKETEVVEIKLKGDHQTVQLQLEAPYDIQKDYLKKNVRRGDVRLPFKKGARKNLVMALNSASFLGGKEAKDATVIYTNKQFKIQPEKVGTAVDSPRLIKELCASFDKGELQTSYDLTDFYKQPAITKGDLEKQKVTQRLEGIRKRGIKLKLNKQTIPLTEEMLSASVDEQGAIDLGAVTEWVAELERKYSTIYKPVEFTNVHGQRLRYKNVGNYGWFIDIKQSAKKIVHELKDPEAQTIALVLRGNTKTQPLRVTKNYVEVDLDNQKMYCFDKGKLVVETDVITGRYDKGTATVPGFHTIMDKRRNVDLSGVLTTGDGTYNVPVDYWLPLLSYGQTITEIGLHDTDHKLQYFGQPGAFMTDLGSYGCVNTPKANVAQIYDYSFIGMPVFIYGHIYDEAPGEWDKPVEYGTAVG from the coding sequence GTGGTACGTATTGTTGGTGTCGTTGCGGGGGCGATGGCTTTTTTTATAATGATCTATCTGTATTTTGGCTCACATTTCTATTTCGGGTCGAAGGTTGCGAATGTAGAAGTCGGGGGACTTTCCATTCCAGCAGCAGCAGAAAAAATTCGCAAAGAAACGGAAGTTGTGGAAATCAAGCTGAAGGGGGATCATCAAACGGTTCAATTGCAGCTAGAGGCACCCTACGACATTCAAAAAGACTACTTGAAGAAAAATGTGCGCCGAGGGGACGTTCGTTTGCCCTTTAAAAAAGGGGCAAGGAAAAATTTAGTCATGGCTCTGAATAGCGCGTCGTTTCTTGGCGGAAAAGAGGCGAAAGATGCGACAGTCATCTATACAAATAAACAATTTAAGATCCAACCGGAAAAAGTCGGGACAGCTGTTGACTCGCCGCGCCTTATAAAGGAATTGTGTGCTTCTTTTGACAAAGGAGAATTGCAGACGTCCTATGATCTGACGGATTTTTATAAGCAACCGGCTATCACGAAAGGGGATTTGGAGAAGCAGAAGGTAACGCAGCGTTTGGAAGGGATCAGAAAACGCGGGATCAAGCTAAAGCTGAACAAACAGACGATTCCGCTGACAGAGGAAATGCTCTCAGCCTCTGTAGATGAACAGGGGGCGATTGATCTGGGCGCCGTCACGGAGTGGGTGGCAGAATTGGAACGGAAGTATTCAACCATTTATAAACCCGTAGAATTCACCAATGTCCACGGGCAGCGTCTGCGCTATAAAAATGTGGGCAACTATGGCTGGTTCATCGACATCAAACAATCTGCAAAAAAAATCGTCCATGAATTGAAGGACCCAGAAGCGCAAACGATCGCATTGGTGCTGCGGGGAAACACGAAGACACAGCCGCTGCGGGTCACGAAAAACTACGTTGAGGTGGACCTCGATAATCAAAAGATGTACTGCTTTGACAAAGGCAAGTTAGTCGTTGAGACGGATGTGATCACTGGCCGATACGACAAGGGAACAGCGACGGTTCCCGGGTTCCATACGATCATGGACAAGCGGCGAAATGTCGACTTGAGCGGTGTGCTGACGACAGGAGACGGAACGTACAATGTTCCAGTCGATTATTGGCTGCCGTTATTGAGCTACGGGCAGACGATCACTGAGATCGGACTTCACGATACGGATCATAAGCTGCAATACTTTGGTCAGCCGGGCGCCTTTATGACGGATCTTGGAAGCTATGGCTGTGTGAATACGCCCAAAGCAAATGTTGCTCAAATCTACGACTACAGTTTTATAGGGATGCCCGTCTTCATTTATGGGCATATCTATGATGAGGCTCCGGGAGAATGGGACAAGCCAGTAGAATATGGCACTGCTGTTGGCTAA
- a CDS encoding aspartate-semialdehyde dehydrogenase, translating into MMRKVNVAIVGATGAVGTQMIKLLENSSLPLGTVKFLASKRSAGKQLSFKGDTQTIEELVPDSFEGIDLALFSAGGGISATFAPEAVKRGAIVVDNTSHFRMDPEVPLVVPEVNPEALREHKGIIANPNCSTIQMMVALEPIRQAFGLNRVLVSTYQAVSGAGNQAMEELKQQTRDYLDEKPVAEWQADILPCGGDKKHYPLAFNALPQIDVFADGGYTYEEWKMINETKKIMEDDTIKVSATCVRIPVMSGHSESVYIETERAATVAEIQALMEKAAGVVLEDDPSQQIYPQALNSVGKNETFVGRIRKDPDEEKGVHMWVVSDNLLKGAAWNSLQIAETMYEMDLLN; encoded by the coding sequence ATGATGAGAAAAGTGAATGTTGCAATCGTCGGCGCTACTGGCGCTGTAGGAACACAAATGATCAAACTATTAGAAAATAGTTCGTTGCCGCTGGGTACGGTAAAATTTTTGGCTTCTAAGCGTTCTGCTGGAAAGCAACTTTCATTTAAGGGCGACACTCAAACCATTGAAGAATTGGTTCCTGATTCATTCGAAGGGATCGATCTGGCCTTATTCTCAGCGGGTGGGGGCATCTCTGCGACCTTTGCGCCTGAAGCGGTGAAACGCGGAGCGATCGTCGTGGACAATACCAGTCATTTTCGGATGGACCCAGAAGTACCGTTAGTGGTTCCTGAGGTAAATCCTGAAGCATTGCGTGAACATAAGGGGATCATCGCGAATCCGAACTGTTCCACGATCCAGATGATGGTGGCGTTAGAGCCGATCCGTCAAGCCTTTGGACTGAATCGTGTCCTTGTGTCGACCTACCAAGCGGTGTCTGGCGCGGGAAACCAAGCGATGGAAGAGTTGAAGCAGCAGACGCGGGACTATTTGGATGAAAAGCCGGTCGCTGAATGGCAGGCAGATATTTTGCCCTGCGGAGGCGATAAAAAGCATTATCCGCTGGCCTTCAATGCCTTGCCGCAGATCGATGTATTCGCAGATGGCGGGTATACCTATGAAGAGTGGAAAATGATCAATGAAACGAAAAAGATCATGGAAGACGACACCATCAAAGTTTCCGCGACGTGTGTGCGTATTCCGGTCATGAGCGGGCATTCTGAATCTGTCTATATCGAGACGGAACGAGCAGCAACTGTTGCCGAGATCCAAGCACTGATGGAAAAGGCAGCCGGAGTGGTCTTGGAGGATGATCCAAGCCAGCAAATCTATCCCCAGGCATTGAACAGTGTTGGCAAGAATGAGACGTTTGTCGGGCGTATCCGTAAGGACCCTGATGAAGAGAAGGGCGTTCATATGTGGGTCGTTTCGGACAATCTATTGAAGGGCGCAGCCTGGAATTCCTTGCAGATCGCTGAGACGATGTACGAGATGGACTTATTAAACTAA
- a CDS encoding ribonuclease J: MSTVKIIPFSGVRENGKNMYAVEVDNDIFVLDCGLKYPENELLGIDVVIPDFTYLIENADRVAGVFLTHGHADAIGALPYLVSEVAVPVFGTELTVELAKLTVSQNEESKNFKDFHVIDEHTEIDFGTAVISFFRTTHTIPDSVGISLKTSEGSVVYTGDFKFDPTAIPMYATNYRRLAEIGGEGVLALLSSSSNAENPIQVASEREIASEVYDTINEWDGRIIVACVASNLQRVQQILNAAKKAGRKVVLTGQDLDRIIKTGMRLKKLEVPEDSLITIKEMKNYSPEELIILETGRMGEPIKSLQKMANRSHRNLKIEDGDLVYITTTPTIAMETTVAKTEDMIYRAGGIVKSISENLRVSGHANPRDLQLMMDIMSPQYFIPVQGEYRQLSAHARLANELGMPFKNIFITGRGDVLEYKNKHMSAAGSVPADNIMIDGIGVGDIGNIVLRDRKVLSDDGIFVVVVTIDRKLKKIVSAPQITSRGFVYIKASRDLIKESADITSEIVEKHLHSDDFEWSKLKQDIRDHLSRHLFEQTKRRPVILPVIMEANQRRGRRK, encoded by the coding sequence TTGAGTACAGTCAAAATAATTCCCTTCAGCGGCGTGCGTGAGAACGGTAAAAACATGTATGCAGTTGAAGTGGACAACGATATTTTTGTCCTCGATTGCGGACTAAAATATCCAGAAAATGAATTGTTGGGGATCGATGTTGTGATTCCTGATTTTACCTATTTAATAGAAAATGCGGATCGTGTAGCGGGGGTTTTCCTGACACATGGGCACGCAGATGCGATCGGGGCTTTGCCTTATTTGGTATCTGAGGTCGCCGTACCTGTCTTCGGAACAGAGTTGACGGTCGAATTAGCGAAATTGACTGTCAGCCAAAATGAAGAAAGCAAAAACTTCAAGGATTTCCACGTGATCGATGAGCACACGGAGATCGATTTTGGGACAGCAGTCATCAGCTTCTTCCGGACCACGCATACGATCCCTGATTCTGTTGGGATCAGTTTGAAGACCAGCGAAGGCAGTGTCGTGTATACAGGAGATTTCAAATTCGACCCGACGGCGATCCCGATGTATGCGACGAACTATCGTCGTTTAGCAGAGATCGGCGGAGAAGGCGTCTTGGCATTATTGAGCTCGTCGTCAAATGCGGAGAATCCGATCCAGGTGGCTTCTGAACGAGAAATCGCCAGTGAAGTCTACGATACCATCAATGAATGGGACGGCCGGATCATTGTCGCCTGTGTCGCCAGCAACCTGCAACGGGTTCAACAAATCTTGAATGCCGCTAAAAAAGCAGGGCGTAAAGTCGTGCTTACAGGTCAAGACTTAGACCGTATCATCAAAACAGGGATGCGTCTGAAAAAACTTGAAGTACCGGAAGATAGTTTGATCACGATCAAAGAAATGAAAAACTACTCACCGGAAGAGCTGATCATTTTAGAAACAGGCCGGATGGGTGAGCCTATCAAATCCTTGCAAAAAATGGCGAACCGCTCGCACCGCAACTTGAAGATCGAAGATGGCGACCTCGTGTATATCACTACGACGCCAACGATCGCGATGGAAACGACAGTCGCGAAAACAGAAGACATGATCTATCGCGCTGGCGGGATCGTGAAGAGTATCTCTGAAAACTTACGCGTATCAGGGCATGCGAATCCACGTGATCTGCAATTGATGATGGACATTATGTCGCCGCAATACTTCATTCCAGTCCAAGGTGAATATCGCCAGTTGTCTGCTCATGCACGTTTGGCGAATGAACTGGGTATGCCTTTCAAGAATATCTTCATCACTGGCCGCGGAGATGTGTTGGAATATAAAAATAAACACATGAGTGCTGCCGGCAGCGTCCCTGCTGATAACATTATGATCGATGGGATCGGTGTGGGGGATATTGGAAATATCGTTTTACGTGACCGAAAAGTCTTGTCTGACGATGGCATCTTTGTCGTCGTTGTGACCATTGATCGTAAATTGAAAAAAATCGTTTCTGCCCCGCAAATCACTTCAAGAGGATTTGTGTACATCAAAGCCAGCCGCGATTTGATCAAGGAAAGTGCCGACATTACCAGTGAGATCGTTGAAAAACATCTCCACTCGGACGATTTTGAATGGAGCAAGCTGAAGCAAGACATTCGAGATCATTTAAGCCGTCACCTGTTTGAACAAACAAAACGTCGTCCTGTGATCTTACCTGTGATCATGGAAGCGAACCAACGTCGCGGACGTCGCAAATAA
- a CDS encoding MJ0042-type zinc finger domain-containing protein: protein MIKGVVNVERAGYMLEKPLKCPNCGTHFFVDEVLNVQDHPKEAMPVECPNCHHVYEKRITNGYFMTFEDREEGKYETKTEE, encoded by the coding sequence ATGATTAAAGGAGTAGTAAATGTAGAGAGGGCTGGTTATATGTTGGAAAAACCATTAAAGTGTCCAAATTGCGGCACACATTTCTTTGTTGACGAAGTATTGAACGTTCAGGATCACCCGAAGGAAGCGATGCCGGTGGAGTGTCCTAATTGCCATCATGTGTACGAAAAAAGAATTACGAATGGCTATTTTATGACCTTTGAGGATCGTGAAGAGGGCAAATATGAGACAAAGACGGAAGAGTGA